In the Glycine max cultivar Williams 82 chromosome 19, Glycine_max_v4.0, whole genome shotgun sequence genome, aacaatattatttattgagaAGAATATTGTATGACCATTAagatataaaaagttatttcttttaattttagggtatattttttttaaattatatattggtaaaaaaaaaagctgagTAAAATATGATTTGAGTACCTGAAAGTGTATAacattattacatttgtccTTGAAAGTAgagaagaatttaaaaaaagtctCTTAATGAGAATCGGTCAATCACTCcgatacaaaattttaaaagttgtttgTTTTCACATAtgtttaaagactaaaattaaataagtagttaaattttgaaacttacaTTGAGATTCTTTTGAATCTTCTTATTTATAGAAACTAATGTGACAAtgttttagaaaatgattttttatttaaagatgaaGATAATTATACATGATATGAcacatgtatttatttatttttttatattcaaacaatggaattgatttaaattattgaattatGTAAAAGTTGAACCcaatatcaaattattttggaaaaaaatggtTATGTAATGacaatattaaaagttttatattattaatgtataatcattaaactcataattttatcataatatttatttatttttgaacaacgctatgatatttatttaaagtaaaaacaaaataaaaaaattaatacatcaGTGACTtgactattttatctttattcatatatgatagtttttttttctcaatcttttttttttggaaagtttCTCAATCTTACTTTCTTTACCAATTTAACAAGAAAACGGCTGAGTGGCGACTATACTTGGGAAGTAGATTGGTAAGATGATGACAAGGTttcttgatgtaattttttattaacaaatattaattgttagttttttttgtcaacaagaaaaatcaaatttataatcttttctttttaaccaCCCAACAAAACTTATATCTATTATTCCATCACTTATGGTTTACACGAAGGAAAAAAAGTTTGGTTAGGCCAGTCTTGAATATCTGATTTGATTCAAATACGTGAGTTGTGCCTTAAACCTAAGTCAACGAAAGAAAAAGATGCAGAAATCTAGATGCGCATCCTAATATGCGTGAAATCTTTGTAACTTTACATGTTAAAGTTCAAGTCATGACGCTCCCCACGTACGTCAAATTGTATAGGCCTTTTGTGATGTCTTATTATATATGTGCAAGCTTCCTCAAACACTGAAAAACCAATTCATTTGCTTAAAGTTCAATTTTTCCCTAGTGAGATAGCAAAATGGGATTTCATGGTTTCTTCTTGTTTGCAATTTTGATACCATACATTAGTTTTGGGACAAGTAGTCATGAATCTCAAAACCTTACAAGTAGTAGTCTCAATGATTTGGAAGGCTTGATTGGATTTTCTAGCTGCTTAGAATCAGCTATCCCGGATTGGAATAGCTATGCCTCCCCTGATTACTGCACTTGGTCTGGTGTCACATGTGTCGGCACAAGCGTGGTTCGCTTGGAACTTGGAAGCACAAGACTTATGGGAAAAATCTGTGAATCCTTAGTAGGTTTGGATCAACTTAGAGTCCTGAACCTTTCAGATAATTTATTCACTGGCTCTCTTCCTAACACTTTGTTTCATCTTCAAAACTTGGAGGTGATGGATCTTAGCAATAATCATTTTGAAGGTCCTATAAATACAGCTATCTGCTCCTCTTTACCTCAGCTCCGAGTTATTAAACTATCTGGTAACTTGTTTTCTGGTAAGATTCCAGGAAATTTGGGTAATTGTTCCTCTCTGCAGCATCTAtccattaatgaaaataatttgtcaGGAAGCCTTCCAGGGAGTATCTTTCAACTGCAATATTTGAGGGTACTACTCCtacaagaaaataagctatCTGGGCAGCTGAGTAAGGGACTTGGTAAGCTTTCAAATCTAGTGGAATTTGATATCTCCAACAATGAATTTTCTGGAATTCTTCCTAATATCTTTGGGAGCCTCACAAGGCTTAAGTTTTTCTGTGCTGAGGCTAATAGATTCACTGGTCAGTTGCCTGCATCTCTGTTGAATTCTCcttctcttcaaattcttaatCTGAGAGGCAATTCTTTGGGTGGCTCAGTTAATTTGAATTGTTCTGCAATGAAAAATCTAACCACCATTGTTCTTGGTTATAATCAATTCCATTGTCCAGTCCTCGTTAGTCTATCAAATTGCTTGAGATTGGAAGGAATTGGTCATGGCTCTGACCATTTACATTGTGGGGAGATTCCTGTTAATTTCAAGAAACTTCAGTCCCTAACCCAACTCTCACTTTCATACACCGGACTACATAATTTGTCATCGGCACTTGAGGTTTTAAGTCACTGCAGGAACTTAAGTACGCTACTCCTTCCATGGAACTTCCATAATGAACAAATGCCACAACCACAGGGTCAAAATATAGTTTTCAGTAATCTCAAGGTTCTTGTCTTATCCAACAGTCAGATAAAAGGTTCATTTCCAAAATGGTTAAGTGGATGCAAGATGCTGCAGATGCTGGATCTGTCGTGGAATCATCTCACTGGAAGCATTCCTTCATGGATTGGCAACTTGAACAATCTCTATTACTTGAACTTGTCAAATAACTCTTTCACTGGCAAAATACCACAGAGCCTGACCGTGGTGTTGAGCCTCCAGCTCAGGAATTTATCACTAGAACAAACTACTTTTGCCTTTCCCTTTAAAATGGTTGGGAATGTAAATATCTACAAAAGAGTTTCAAGTTACCGACCATCTTTAGTGCTCAGTTACAACAAACTTGAAGGACCAATGTGGCCGGGTTTTGGTAACCTGAAAAGCCTACATGTTATGGACCTAAAACACAATAGCCTCTCAGGACCAATTCCTTGGCAGCTATCAGGCATGGTAATGATGGAGATTTTAGATTTGTCTCACAACAAACTAACGGGAGAAATACCACAATCATTAATTGAATTGAGTTTCTTATCCTCATTTGATGTGTCTTATAATCAGTTGCATGGGGAAATCCCAGAAAAGGGACAGTTTGATACCTTTCCACCTACAAGCTTTCAAGGAAACATGGATCTCTACTACAGTCACGACACTTCAGGCTTTATTCTTTCTCCACCAGATGAGACGTGTGCTCAGCCTCATTACCAGAAGCTGGAGATCATTGGTTTTCCATTTTGGTTTGGTGGTGTTGCTGGTTTTCTTATAACCATTGCCATGTGCTTCACTTCTGGATGGCTGTTTTCATAGTCTCACAATGCATGACCCTGCCAAGTATCAATTTAGTGGCGCTAAGAGTGAAGGAGTTCAACATTAGAAAGACATGTAATAAAGCGATGTATTACTGAGTTTATTTAGATCAGtaaaaattttcattaataGCATGTGGTTAAAAGTTCAATTGTAAAGCAATATCTCAAACTACCTTTCTCTCCTTCTGTAACCACGTATACTTCACGTATTCCATCTTCTAACGGTATTAAATGTTAAATTCATTTTATGGATGCTTACTAGAAATACACATGGAGAGTTATTTATATACAACAAGATTTATATCTAACGAACAGACTTTGTAGTCCTAACAGATAACTAACTTAACCATTTACAATCTCATAACTTAGTTGCTTTAAAATTATACTAGTCCATTGGAAAAATATGTATTGCTTTGTATCAAAATATAAGAACAATATCTGGCAACACCCTTTTTTTTGCCTATTTGCAATCGAATTTAGCAATTTTCTCTAACAGATTGCACAAGTTTATTGGTCATAAGTCGTTTCACTAGCATGTTAGGGACTTTAATTTTTAGTATCAGAACTATTGGAGTATAATTAATTTGTCTCAGATCACCACCATTGTTCAAAACATCTAGCACCAGATTAAGCACATTTACCTACTAgatgccaattttttttaagaagagaGAGCAAGCGTAGCATCATCAATACCTGGAGCATTGGTAGGGTGCAACTGGTTAGGAGTCTCCTTCAGTGAAATGATGGGGTAGCCAATTCAAGTGATCTTGATTAATTCTCTTCCCCACACAAGCCATAACTTCTTCTATATTAGTTGGAGTCAGAGAGGAAGTAAATAGGTCATGTTAGGTGTTGCCATCATCATCTTGGATTCTTTCAATGACATTAACAAGTTTTCTTTGAGAGAGCCAATTAACTCTAGACCTCTGACTCCACTGATCTCTTTTCTAAAGAGAAGCTTGTTCAGCTCCATTCTGGTCTTCTTCGATTTTGAAATCACTTCATGGTTTTTGGTAGCTTGTGGAAACCATCCAATCCAACTTCTTATTAATCTATTTCATTCTTTTAGATAAATCACCGAAAATGTTTTTTCCCCTAGACTTCCTAATTCTGGTCAATTATAGCAAGTTTTGCTTGGATGCTTGCCATGACATCACTATATTTCCTTCAATCTCTTCACTAGCCTCCTCTACCTGGAGCcacatttttttgaactttcaaagctttcctttctttcttctagTCTTTGAAGCTTCTGTAAGAATAGAACTATCAGCTATGATTCAAAGTGTAGTGTGTAAGGTTTGTCATTAAGACCCACTGCCATCTGCTCCTCCAACCCTCATTAGATAGTGTATGATCAAGTCTTCCCTACTGAATTTGAAAATCACATTTCATTAGACTAAGCTTACCTGTATACATAGAACCCAAATCACAATCACTTAATGTCGCAATAAACTCTTGAAGTTGAAGCAAGTACACTGCGATTCCACTGATCATATCCTTACacatattttatacattttttttctttgttaatcTATGCAAATAATGTCATCTCACAAATCTGTTACATTTGAGGTagacctaattttaaaaatgaagaagtTATGAAAAAATATCTAGAATTTGAGGTGGACTTTAACAATGAAGATTAAGTAAAGCAATTATAACtaagagactaaaattatacagattaaaatatgagaatgaaaaatgcaactatttatttttaaatcctaTTTCCTTTGTACTAATCTAACAAGAAAACAACTAGGTGCATACACTTGGAAGCTAGACACGTATGTTGATGAAAAGGTTACacaaaatgtttttaacttCAGTGTGGGGTACCTTTGTCCTCAATTACCTTTCATGTTTTGTAAAACTAGAGAGAGATCAGGtttgatttttttcactaaCGAGGTCAACTGAACACTCAAAGTCTTGCAACTTGGGAGTATAGTTCAAATCACGCGATGTTCAATTAATTGTTGTGTTTTTCTATCTGTGTTTGCTCTTTCTCTTAGACTGAAATACCAGATCATTTGTTCTTAAGATAAGCCACTGACATCTCCTCAACCCTATCTTGCTGAtcctctattttcattttttttttccagttggGTACCAAATGGGATTTCATAGTTTCTTCTTGTCTGCCATTTTGATACCATATATCAGTTTTGGGACTAGTACTCTTGAATTGCAGAACTTTATAAGTAGTCCTAATGATTTGAAAGCCTTGACTGGATTCTCTAGCTGCTTAGAATCAGCTATTCCAGACTGGAACAGCTCCACATCCCCTGAT is a window encoding:
- the LOC100787908 gene encoding phytosulfokine receptor 1, giving the protein MGFHGFFLFAILIPYISFGTSSHESQNLTSSSLNDLEGLIGFSSCLESAIPDWNSYASPDYCTWSGVTCVGTSVVRLELGSTRLMGKICESLVGLDQLRVLNLSDNLFTGSLPNTLFHLQNLEVMDLSNNHFEGPINTAICSSLPQLRVIKLSGNLFSGKIPGNLGNCSSLQHLSINENNLSGSLPGSIFQLQYLRVLLLQENKLSGQLSKGLGKLSNLVEFDISNNEFSGILPNIFGSLTRLKFFCAEANRFTGQLPASLLNSPSLQILNLRGNSLGGSVNLNCSAMKNLTTIVLGYNQFHCPVLVSLSNCLRLEGIGHGSDHLHCGEIPVNFKKLQSLTQLSLSYTGLHNLSSALEVLSHCRNLSTLLLPWNFHNEQMPQPQGQNIVFSNLKVLVLSNSQIKGSFPKWLSGCKMLQMLDLSWNHLTGSIPSWIGNLNNLYYLNLSNNSFTGKIPQSLTVVLSLQLRNLSLEQTTFAFPFKMVGNVNIYKRVSSYRPSLVLSYNKLEGPMWPGFGNLKSLHVMDLKHNSLSGPIPWQLSGMVMMEILDLSHNKLTGEIPQSLIELSFLSSFDVSYNQLHGEIPEKGQFDTFPPTSFQGNMDLYYSHDTSGFILSPPDETCAQPHYQKLEIIGFPFWFGGVAGFLITIAMCFTSGWLFS